In one Rattus rattus isolate New Zealand chromosome 16, Rrattus_CSIRO_v1, whole genome shotgun sequence genomic region, the following are encoded:
- the Ift22 gene encoding intraflagellar transport protein 22 homolog isoform X2: MLKAKILFVGPCESGKTVLANFLTESSDITEYNPTQGVRILEFENPHVTSNNKGTGCEFELWDCGGDSKFESCWPALMKDAHGVVIVFNADIPSHLKEIEMWYSCFVQQQFLQDSHCMLVAHHKPGSGGDKGNLALCKHPGLSSLALVFSV; this comes from the exons AGTGGCAAAACAGTGCTGGCCAACTTTCTGACTGAATCTTCAGACATCACTGAATACAACCCAACACAAGGTGTGAG gaTCCTAGAGTTTGAGAACCCACATGTCACAAGCAACAACAAAGGCACAGGCTGCGAATTTGAGCTCTGGGACTGTGGTGGCGACTCCAA GTTTGAGTCCTGCTGGCCAGCCCTGATGAAGGATGCTCATGGAGTGGTGATTGTCTTCAACGCTGATATCCCAAGCCACCTAAAGGAAATTGAAATGTGGTATTCCTGCTTTGTCCAGCAACAGTTCCTCCAAGACAGTCACTGCATGCTTGTGGCCCACCACAAACCGGGGTCTGGAGGAGACAAGGGCAACCTGGCTTTGTGTAAGCACCCTGgactttcttctcttgctttggtCTTCAGTGTttga
- the Ift22 gene encoding intraflagellar transport protein 22 homolog isoform X1: MLKAKILFVGPCESGKTVLANFLTESSDITEYNPTQGVRILEFENPHVTSNNKGTGCEFELWDCGGDSKFESCWPALMKDAHGVVIVFNADIPSHLKEIEMWYSCFVQQQFLQDSHCMLVAHHKPGSGGDKGNLALSPPLNKLKLVHSNLEEDPEEVRVEFIKYLKSIINSMSESRDREEMLIIT; encoded by the exons AGTGGCAAAACAGTGCTGGCCAACTTTCTGACTGAATCTTCAGACATCACTGAATACAACCCAACACAAGGTGTGAG gaTCCTAGAGTTTGAGAACCCACATGTCACAAGCAACAACAAAGGCACAGGCTGCGAATTTGAGCTCTGGGACTGTGGTGGCGACTCCAA GTTTGAGTCCTGCTGGCCAGCCCTGATGAAGGATGCTCATGGAGTGGTGATTGTCTTCAACGCTGATATCCCAAGCCACCTAAAGGAAATTGAAATGTGGTATTCCTGCTTTGTCCAGCAACAGTTCCTCCAAGACAGTCACTGCATGCTTGTGGCCCACCACAAACCGGGGTCTGGAGGAGACAAGGGCAACCTGGCTTTGT CTCCCCCCTTGAACAAGTTGAAGCTGGTGCACTCAAATCTGGAGGAAGACCCCGAGGAGGTCCGGGTGGAGTTCATCAAGTATTTAAAAAGCATCATCAACTCCATGTCGGAGAGCAGAGACCGTGAGGAGATGCTCATCATCACCTAG